A genomic stretch from Telopea speciosissima isolate NSW1024214 ecotype Mountain lineage chromosome 7, Tspe_v1, whole genome shotgun sequence includes:
- the LOC122667044 gene encoding peroxidase 41-like codes for MGGGAAAVLPIFILLFVSSTSLLSEGKLTENYYQTTCPQLEKTVQEIVTNKQITSPTTAAAILRLLFHDCMVEGCDASILISSNPSNKAERDNDHNLSLAGDGFDVVVRAKTALELACPGIVSCSDILVLATRNLVNMVGGPYYKVRLGRKDGLISKASNVDILNSTATVDEQIKYFAARGFTVQEMVALVGAHTIGFAHCKEFAPRIFNYSNTSPIDPTLNNGFATGLQKACANYEQNPNMAIFLDVVSPGKFDNIFYQNMPKGMTLLKSDNLLIQDPRTKPFVLKYAADQTAFFNDFSHAMEKLSVLNVKTGRNGEVRRRCDSFNKV; via the coding sequence ATGGGAggaggagcagcagcagtaTTGCCTATTTTCATCCTTCTCTTCGTCTCTTCAACATCTCTCCTATCGGAAGGAAAACTCACCGAAAACTATTACCAGACTACATGCCCGCAATTGGAGAAGACCGTTCAGGAAATCGTCACCAACAAGCAGATCACAAGCCCAACCACCGCAGCCGCCATTCTCCGCCTCTTATTCCACGACTGTATGGTCGAGGGTTGTGACGCCTCTATCCTCATTAGCTCCAACCCCTCCAACAAGGCCGAGCGCGACAACGACCACAACCTTTCCCTCGCCGGCGACGGCTTTGACGTCGTCGTTCGAGCTAAGACCGCCCTTGAGCTTGCCTGCCCTGGCATCGTCTCCTGCTCTGACATCCTTGTCCTCGCCACACGCAACCTCGTCAACATGGTGGGAGGCCCTTACTACAAGGTCCGCCTAGGCCGTAAAGATGGTCTCATCTCTAAGGCCTCAAATGTCGATATCTTAAATTCCACCGCTACCGTCGACGAACAGATCAAATACTTCGCCGCCAGGGGATTCACAGTACAGGAAATGGTTGCCCTCGTCGGTGCCCACACCATTGGCTTCGCCCATTGCAAGGAATTTGCCCCACGCATCTTCAACTACAGCAATACCTCCCCGATCGACCCTACATTGAATAACGGCTTTGCCACGGGCCTGCAAAAAGCCTGCGCCAACTATGAGCAGAACCCTAACATGGCCATCTTCCTCGACGTCGTTTCACCAGGAAAATTCGACAACATTTTCTACCAGAACATGCCCAAGGGAATGACGCTGCTCAAATCAGATAATTTATTGATTCAAGACCCAAGAACGAAGCCCTTCGTGTTGAAGTACGCCGCCGATCAAACCGCCTTCTTCAATGATTTCTCGCATGCCATGGAGAAACTCAGTGTGCTTAATGTCAAAACGGGTCGCAATGGAGAGGTTCGCCGCAGATGCGATTCCTTCAATAAGGTTTAG